The nucleotide window AGGTGTACCGGGGTGAGACGCTCGGCCTGGTCGGCGAGTCCGGTTGCGGCAAGTCGACGACCGGCCGGCTGCTGACCCGGCTGCTCGAGCCGACCGCCGGCTCGATCGAGCTGGACGGCCGCAACATCGCGCACCTGCGGCAGGGGCAGCTTCGCCCGCTGCGCCGCGACATGCAGATGATCTTCCAGGACCCGTTCTCGTCGCTGAACCCGCGGCACACCGTCGGCACGATCGTCGGCGCGCCGCTGCGGATCCAGGGCGTCAAGACCGAGCACGGCGTGAAGCGCGCGGTGCAGGATCTGCTGAAGCTGGTCGGCCTGAGCCCCGAGCACTACAACCGGTACCCGCACGAGTTCTCGGGTGGTCAGCGCCAGCGCATCGGCATCGCCCGCACCCTGGCGCTGCGGCCCAAGCTGATCATCGCCGACGAGCCCGTCTCGGCGCTGGACGTGTCGATCCAGGCGCAGGTGGTCAACCTGCTCGACGACCTACAGGACGAGTTCGGCCTGACCTACGTGTTCATCGCGCACGACCTGTCCGTGGTGCGGCACATCTCCGACCGGGTCGCGGTCATGTACCTCGGCAAGGTGGTGGAGATCGCCGACCGGGAGTCGCTGTACAAGAACCCGCGGCACCCGTACACGGTGGCCCTGCTCTCCGCGGTGCCGGTGCCCGACCCGCGCCGGCGCGACAGCGCCCAGCGGGAGCGGGTGCTGCTCACCGGTGACGTGCCGAGCCCGATCAACCCGCCGTCCGGCTGCCGGTTCCGCACGCGCTGCTGGAAGGCGCAGGACATCTGCGCGACCCAGGAGCCGCCGCTGGTGGCCCGCCTCGACGACCCGGCTTCGCACCAGACCGCCTGCCACTTCCCGATCGCCGAGGACGAGAGCGTGGCGGGACGCGCTCCCGCCAAGACCTCGGCCTGAGCCGGGGGCGTCAGCCCTCGGGGCGGTTCAGGATGCCGACCGCCACGGCGTGCACCGCGTCGAGGTCGGCCGGGTCCTTGAGGGTGGCCTTCGCGCCAGTCACGGCGTACCACTCGTCGGCGTCGCGGTACTGGACGCTG belongs to Amorphoplanes digitatis and includes:
- a CDS encoding ABC transporter ATP-binding protein — protein: MSERGDALLRVKGLEKHFPITKGLLQRKVGAVRAVDGIDFEVYRGETLGLVGESGCGKSTTGRLLTRLLEPTAGSIELDGRNIAHLRQGQLRPLRRDMQMIFQDPFSSLNPRHTVGTIVGAPLRIQGVKTEHGVKRAVQDLLKLVGLSPEHYNRYPHEFSGGQRQRIGIARTLALRPKLIIADEPVSALDVSIQAQVVNLLDDLQDEFGLTYVFIAHDLSVVRHISDRVAVMYLGKVVEIADRESLYKNPRHPYTVALLSAVPVPDPRRRDSAQRERVLLTGDVPSPINPPSGCRFRTRCWKAQDICATQEPPLVARLDDPASHQTACHFPIAEDESVAGRAPAKTSA